The following coding sequences are from one Shewanella putrefaciens window:
- a CDS encoding ATP-binding protein, which produces MKRLFISLYLLLSLSILGIGWTLDSLWQKNVDDNNALDAPLVALAQLLAQLPPDTRQRYLEAIPANPVMPLQLLNADQVALADNQALSTSKVFTTTANDDSLLQFIRVDDQVLMAGPLDIDPRANLRSLFTLFFYLSLALVALIWVGPLSRDLSILRKATKEFGEAKWNTQISLSNRSQVKPLADTFNEMARHISALIENQKHLSNAVSHEIRTPLARLKFALALMPMYCQPDSDEQKRQDFLDEMQLDIKEMEDLLQELLTYASLESQREGIQLDEYDLINLINQSIKRLETLSPTPITLKAEVEKLPLFGEPALIERALQNLLTNAQRFARTEIIIEVKQTLHRVNLSVSNDGESIPAVDLPKVFEPFYRSQSVQNGNKGHGLGLAIIKRIMQRHQGDVSVVSDTQHTRFSLIWPKKRKQ; this is translated from the coding sequence GTGAAACGTCTCTTTATCAGCTTATATTTATTATTAAGCCTGAGCATTCTTGGCATCGGCTGGACACTCGACAGTCTGTGGCAAAAAAATGTGGATGACAATAATGCCCTCGATGCGCCGTTAGTGGCATTAGCGCAATTATTAGCTCAATTGCCTCCCGATACCCGCCAACGGTATCTGGAGGCGATCCCAGCGAATCCGGTGATGCCACTGCAATTACTCAATGCAGATCAAGTCGCGCTGGCAGATAATCAAGCGTTAAGCACAAGCAAGGTGTTCACCACCACGGCCAATGATGATAGCTTGCTGCAATTTATTCGAGTAGACGATCAAGTCTTAATGGCGGGGCCGCTGGACATCGATCCCAGAGCCAACCTTCGCAGCCTGTTCACTCTGTTCTTTTATTTATCACTCGCCCTTGTTGCGCTAATTTGGGTCGGCCCGCTTTCACGGGATTTGAGCATACTGCGTAAGGCCACCAAAGAATTTGGCGAAGCCAAATGGAACACTCAGATTAGCCTGTCAAATCGATCACAAGTCAAACCATTAGCCGATACATTTAACGAAATGGCGCGCCATATCAGCGCCTTGATTGAGAACCAAAAACACCTCTCTAATGCGGTTTCCCATGAGATCCGCACGCCTCTGGCGAGGCTCAAATTCGCTCTTGCACTTATGCCTATGTATTGCCAGCCAGATTCGGACGAACAGAAGCGACAAGACTTTCTCGACGAAATGCAGCTCGACATCAAAGAAATGGAAGACTTACTTCAAGAACTGCTAACCTACGCCAGCTTAGAGTCCCAGCGAGAAGGAATTCAATTAGACGAATACGATTTAATTAATCTTATTAATCAAAGTATTAAGCGTCTAGAAACCTTAAGTCCAACGCCTATAACGCTCAAGGCCGAAGTCGAAAAACTCCCCTTATTCGGAGAACCCGCATTAATCGAACGGGCGCTACAGAATTTACTGACCAATGCACAACGCTTTGCCCGCACTGAAATCATCATTGAGGTTAAGCAGACCCTGCATAGGGTCAATTTAAGTGTGAGTAACGATGGCGAATCTATCCCTGCGGTGGATTTACCCAAAGTGTTCGAGCCATTTTATCGCAGCCAATCGGTGCAGAATGGTAATAAAGGGCACGGTTTGGGACTGGCGATCATCAAACGTATTATGCAGCGCCATCAAGGGGATGTAAGCGTCGTCAGCGATACGCAACATACCCGCTTTAGTTTAATCTGGCCAAAGAAACGTAAGCAGTGA